A portion of the Leptospira kobayashii genome contains these proteins:
- a CDS encoding aminotransferase class V-fold PLP-dependent enzyme has translation MTSSEPKLPTFPIPKDWEEVSKLYPIQNDSIWLNFCGISPVSSFAASVMADYFDEYSRFGIFAPRYSEPKIRVILQEQLAGLLNCSPKSIGLIHNTSEGINLYSHSIGLKSGTRILVLENEYPSNVYPWEHWKEKGVGISFVPTGNTPSEFLENLEKEIKTGDVSLLSLSPVHWCTGMPLDLVTISKICERAGVRLVLDGSQAFGHIPIDLSQIKVEFAAFAAWKWLLGPLGVAAIYISPEASKDFRLIFKGAGSVKNDSQYLPYRDELKPAADQFEHSTANFNDWIYFYATLQMLSTIGFTKVQNRIYEISDLISVRLRDLGFVLDNDSFPESKSGIIGVKGHKSKEFIPDAINLFFRSKKIYTAVRMGRLRIAPHIPVTERHVDILEKAFKEYLNK, from the coding sequence ATGACTTCTTCCGAACCAAAATTGCCTACTTTTCCCATTCCGAAAGACTGGGAGGAAGTTTCCAAGCTCTACCCGATTCAAAATGACTCCATTTGGCTGAATTTTTGTGGAATTTCTCCCGTTTCCAGTTTCGCAGCCTCAGTGATGGCGGACTATTTTGATGAATATTCCCGATTCGGGATTTTTGCCCCCAGATATTCGGAACCGAAAATCAGAGTGATCTTGCAGGAACAATTGGCCGGACTTTTGAACTGCTCCCCCAAATCCATAGGACTCATTCATAATACTTCCGAAGGGATCAATCTCTATTCCCATAGTATAGGACTCAAATCCGGAACCCGCATACTTGTTCTGGAAAACGAATACCCGAGTAACGTATATCCTTGGGAACATTGGAAAGAAAAAGGTGTAGGTATTTCCTTTGTGCCTACGGGAAATACTCCGAGTGAATTTTTGGAAAACCTGGAAAAAGAAATCAAAACGGGGGATGTGTCTCTTCTCAGTTTATCACCTGTTCATTGGTGCACGGGAATGCCTTTGGATCTGGTAACGATCTCAAAAATTTGCGAAAGGGCGGGGGTTCGGTTGGTTTTGGACGGGAGCCAGGCATTCGGCCATATCCCGATCGATCTTAGCCAAATCAAAGTCGAATTTGCCGCATTCGCCGCCTGGAAGTGGTTACTCGGTCCTTTGGGAGTGGCTGCAATTTATATTTCCCCTGAGGCTTCCAAAGATTTCAGGCTGATCTTTAAAGGAGCGGGGAGTGTGAAAAACGATTCTCAATATCTGCCTTACCGGGACGAATTGAAACCTGCTGCCGATCAATTCGAACATAGTACTGCCAACTTCAATGATTGGATTTATTTTTATGCCACCTTACAAATGTTGTCTACCATCGGATTTACAAAAGTACAAAACCGGATCTATGAAATCTCGGATCTAATATCTGTTAGACTTCGTGATTTGGGTTTTGTATTGGACAATGATTCTTTCCCCGAATCAAAATCGGGGATCATAGGAGTCAAAGGGCATAAGTCAAAAGAATTTATACCTGATGCGATTAATCTTTTTTTCAGATCCAAAAAAATCTATACTGCGGTTCGTATGGGGCGACTTAGAATCGCTCCTCATATTCCTGTTACGGAAAGACATGTGGATATTTTGGAAAAAGCATTCAAAGAGTATTTAAACAAGTGA
- a CDS encoding carbon-nitrogen hydrolase family protein: protein MKDIYKAAVIQVSSNARVANNLTKCRQYIKEAVEEGAKLIGLPENFSFMGSEEEKRNLLGEIEIETTQFLSETAKDFQIHLLGGGFPTRAENDKVYNTALLFDPSGSEIFRYYKAHLFNAEVGDGFSYSESRSTMSGGKIPPVIETELGKISSAICYDIRFPELFRDLSHNGCEICFLPAAFTAPTGEAHWEVLLRARAIENFMFIIAPGQTGTHDPHGRRKTYGHSLIVSPWGTVLADAGKEPGFAIAEINLESLHEIRHKLPALQHSLFLKK from the coding sequence ATGAAAGATATCTATAAAGCAGCAGTCATCCAAGTTTCCAGCAATGCAAGGGTGGCGAACAACCTAACCAAGTGCAGGCAGTACATAAAAGAGGCAGTGGAAGAAGGGGCAAAACTCATAGGCCTTCCTGAAAATTTTTCCTTTATGGGAAGTGAAGAAGAAAAAAGAAATCTATTGGGAGAAATCGAAATAGAAACCACCCAATTCCTTTCAGAGACTGCAAAGGATTTTCAAATTCATCTTTTGGGAGGAGGATTTCCCACTCGCGCGGAAAATGATAAAGTTTATAACACGGCTTTGCTTTTCGATCCATCCGGATCGGAAATATTCAGGTATTACAAAGCTCATCTTTTCAATGCGGAAGTAGGAGACGGATTCAGTTACAGTGAATCCAGATCCACAATGAGCGGCGGAAAAATTCCTCCCGTAATAGAAACGGAACTGGGTAAAATTTCTTCCGCCATTTGTTACGACATTCGATTTCCGGAATTGTTTCGCGATCTATCCCATAACGGTTGTGAAATATGTTTTTTGCCCGCTGCGTTTACAGCACCTACCGGTGAGGCGCACTGGGAAGTACTACTTCGAGCCCGTGCGATTGAAAACTTCATGTTTATCATTGCCCCAGGGCAAACGGGAACTCATGATCCGCATGGAAGAAGAAAAACCTACGGGCATTCTCTCATCGTTTCACCTTGGGGGACGGTACTTGCGGATGCAGGCAAAGAACCGGGTTTTGCAATCGCTGAAATCAATTTGGAATCTTTGCATGAGATCCGGCATAAATTGCCGGCTTTACAACATTCCTTATTTTTAAAAAAATGA
- the rpmG gene encoding 50S ribosomal protein L33, whose translation MREIIKLTCVPCEIPGRSTYFQTKNKKTKTEKLLTKKYCKFCRKHTDHKESKV comes from the coding sequence ATGAGAGAAATCATAAAACTCACTTGTGTTCCGTGTGAGATTCCAGGTCGTTCTACTTATTTCCAAACAAAAAATAAGAAGACCAAGACTGAGAAATTACTCACTAAAAAATACTGCAAATTTTGCAGAAAACATACTGATCATAAAGAATCTAAAGTCTAA
- a CDS encoding TraR/DksA family transcriptional regulator encodes MPKQAASKSVEKGVDKKFIEEVRELLQEKKDSLLIKLNQWEDTSSPSGLKEMGDIADIASELNSEALSSVLTENEIDTLKEIELALEKIENGTYGICEGTKKKIPVARLKAIPWTRFTIEYAEQMAKSRSRAGGYGRMDTLSSYPTSSMDMDSLD; translated from the coding sequence ATGCCAAAACAAGCCGCTTCAAAGTCAGTAGAAAAGGGAGTCGATAAAAAGTTCATTGAAGAAGTACGTGAACTTCTTCAAGAGAAAAAAGATTCCCTTCTCATTAAACTCAACCAGTGGGAAGATACCAGTTCTCCTTCCGGTTTGAAGGAAATGGGTGACATTGCGGATATTGCTTCTGAATTGAATTCTGAGGCACTTAGCTCGGTTTTGACTGAGAATGAGATCGATACCTTGAAAGAGATCGAACTTGCTCTGGAAAAGATTGAGAATGGTACCTATGGTATCTGTGAAGGTACTAAGAAAAAGATTCCTGTTGCTCGTTTGAAAGCGATTCCATGGACGCGTTTCACTATTGAATACGCGGAACAAATGGCAAAAAGCAGATCGAGAGCCGGTGGATATGGACGAATGGACACTCTTTCTTCCTATCCCACTTCTTCCATGGATATGGATTCTTTAGATTAA
- a CDS encoding LruC domain-containing protein, which produces MKKWMILMTIPLLLFACSNKKKGGLLLFPFLGGSGDASTPAATTTAATSNSSEDAFTVVSLGETDTNQVANNSSSSTNTAATTPSSTATDSSSTSDSSSATGNASSSSPSSTDQTNNSGSTGSGDSGSGSTSGGETTTPPVTTTPTPEVVTTPPVADTTVTNNTTTTVVNQTNGNGGFNFETNVTVPVTVHLENENGPVVNAPVTVSETQSNGETNILGQGTTNSQGTAVIPVSVPPTVTEVQISVIGVNPTTGEVQEVTGTVPVQIPAPPTTTGGTSSGTVVVAPTANLNTNNFQPTNGCVQAVDADCDGVADQYDEFPTDPKLAFVARSGRYTIAFEDLFPDAGDADLNDHTTVFTTEMDKTPDNKVKVIRGIFTHVGKGAGYNHELRLSLDVPVGATFQVNYVDGSNKAWTGCAAAAKYVAGATGDCTGGTLTAAQLKKGILILPSSDKTLFGKQNSPAPGASFAAKDFVRGVTSNVTITFAEPVDLNTSKNMVGGHLNWFLAFNQKTNNVYRQIYRPGYVFGANGKDTYIDSKGFPWAIIVPGVFNHPTAGSDIRKASSTGYAYFSTWAESNGTSHKDWYTQITNPTYVVKIKDFYTENGFSAYLIKAVRKNIFEVSASLIVIGAALGFFMKKRGPKANAAS; this is translated from the coding sequence ATGAAAAAGTGGATGATCTTAATGACGATTCCCTTGCTTTTGTTCGCTTGTTCGAACAAAAAGAAAGGAGGACTTCTTCTCTTCCCGTTCTTGGGAGGATCCGGAGATGCATCAACCCCCGCAGCGACAACAACAGCAGCAACCAGTAATTCAAGCGAGGACGCTTTCACCGTAGTTAGTTTGGGAGAAACCGACACTAACCAAGTAGCGAACAATAGCTCGAGCTCGACTAATACTGCCGCTACAACGCCATCATCAACAGCAACCGATTCCTCCTCAACAAGTGATAGCAGCAGCGCGACTGGGAACGCTTCCTCCTCTTCCCCTTCTTCTACCGACCAAACAAATAATTCGGGAAGTACTGGTTCCGGTGATTCCGGATCAGGATCAACTTCCGGTGGAGAAACAACTACACCTCCGGTTACGACAACTCCTACTCCTGAAGTAGTTACTACTCCTCCCGTAGCGGACACTACAGTTACCAATAATACAACTACTACCGTGGTAAACCAAACCAATGGAAACGGCGGATTCAATTTTGAAACCAACGTAACTGTTCCCGTAACAGTTCATTTGGAAAATGAAAATGGTCCCGTTGTAAATGCACCAGTGACTGTTTCTGAAACCCAATCCAACGGAGAAACCAATATCCTCGGGCAAGGAACAACCAATAGCCAGGGAACTGCCGTCATTCCGGTTTCCGTTCCACCGACTGTTACGGAAGTTCAAATCAGTGTGATCGGTGTGAATCCCACTACGGGAGAAGTACAAGAAGTAACAGGAACTGTTCCGGTTCAAATCCCGGCTCCACCGACAACTACAGGCGGAACATCTTCAGGAACAGTAGTTGTTGCTCCGACAGCAAATTTAAATACAAATAATTTTCAACCAACCAACGGATGCGTCCAAGCAGTTGACGCTGATTGTGACGGAGTCGCGGACCAATATGACGAATTCCCAACTGATCCGAAGCTCGCTTTCGTTGCCAGATCAGGTCGTTATACGATCGCTTTTGAAGACTTATTTCCGGATGCGGGTGACGCAGATCTAAACGACCATACTACGGTATTTACTACTGAGATGGACAAAACACCGGATAACAAAGTGAAGGTAATCCGAGGAATTTTTACACATGTTGGAAAAGGAGCCGGATACAATCATGAATTGCGTCTGTCTCTGGATGTTCCTGTGGGAGCAACATTCCAAGTAAACTATGTGGATGGTTCCAATAAGGCTTGGACAGGATGCGCCGCCGCCGCCAAATACGTAGCAGGTGCTACAGGTGATTGCACTGGCGGAACTCTAACTGCAGCACAACTTAAAAAAGGAATTCTAATCCTTCCTAGTTCTGACAAAACTCTTTTCGGAAAACAAAACTCTCCTGCTCCGGGTGCAAGTTTTGCCGCAAAAGACTTTGTTCGAGGTGTGACTTCCAATGTTACCATTACTTTCGCAGAACCGGTCGACTTGAACACGAGTAAGAACATGGTTGGTGGTCATTTGAATTGGTTCCTTGCATTCAATCAAAAAACCAACAATGTCTACAGACAAATCTATCGTCCCGGTTACGTTTTCGGTGCCAATGGAAAAGACACATACATTGACTCCAAAGGTTTTCCTTGGGCGATCATTGTTCCCGGTGTTTTCAACCATCCTACAGCAGGTTCCGATATCAGAAAGGCATCTAGCACAGGTTATGCTTACTTCAGCACTTGGGCGGAATCAAACGGAACTTCACACAAAGATTGGTACACTCAAATCACCAATCCGACTTATGTGGTAAAAATCAAAGACTTTTACACAGAAAACGGATTCTCAGCTTATCTGATCAAAGCGGTTCGTAAGAACATCTTTGAAGTGTCAGCAAGTTTGATTGTAATCGGTGCCGCTCTCGGATTCTTTATGAAAAAAAGAGGACCTAAAGCGAACGCAGCTTCCTAA
- the alr gene encoding alanine racemase, which translates to MLACSVTLSRSAFSHNISLYRKLLGEKTKFAGIVKSNAYGHGLLETAGVVLEAGADLLGVNSLEEATLLRKSFPKPTILIMGSVPNLSSRSQELADPNFWVLVSRVEEVELLSRLSPAPKIHFKLDTGMSRLGESYLHWKEIATEIKNKNLPLAGLATHFASTEDFTEHSYSMFQLNRFQEGIELFRSLGFKDLICHCASSASAMLFPEARMDMVRVGISMYGLWPSLETKLSLSQMGKEFGMLKPALTWKTKIQHIQSLPSGAFVGYGSTYKTTYPTRLAVVPVGYYEGLDRKLSNHGYMLVHGERAKILGRICMNMTMIEITHIPEVKLNDEVVIIGRSGKEIITADDHALWTNTINYEVVTKILDRFPRTIVD; encoded by the coding sequence ATGCTCGCATGCAGTGTAACTCTCTCCCGATCCGCGTTTTCGCATAATATTTCCCTCTACCGCAAACTTCTCGGGGAAAAAACCAAGTTTGCAGGAATTGTAAAGTCCAACGCCTATGGCCATGGTCTTTTGGAAACCGCCGGTGTGGTGCTTGAGGCGGGAGCCGATCTACTTGGGGTCAATTCCCTGGAAGAAGCCACCCTTTTACGAAAATCCTTTCCAAAACCCACGATCCTGATTATGGGTTCCGTTCCGAATCTGAGCTCCCGCTCACAGGAATTAGCCGACCCGAATTTTTGGGTATTGGTTTCCCGGGTGGAAGAGGTGGAACTCCTTTCCCGATTGTCCCCTGCCCCCAAGATTCATTTCAAATTGGATACGGGAATGTCCAGACTGGGAGAATCTTACCTTCATTGGAAAGAAATCGCTACCGAAATCAAAAACAAAAATTTGCCTCTTGCAGGACTTGCCACACATTTTGCCAGTACGGAAGATTTTACGGAACATTCCTATTCTATGTTTCAATTGAATCGTTTCCAAGAAGGAATCGAATTGTTTCGTTCTTTGGGATTTAAAGATTTGATTTGTCACTGCGCTTCTTCCGCCTCAGCGATGTTATTTCCCGAGGCAAGGATGGATATGGTTCGTGTGGGAATTTCCATGTACGGGCTTTGGCCGAGTTTGGAAACAAAACTTTCCCTTTCTCAGATGGGAAAAGAATTCGGAATGTTAAAACCTGCACTTACCTGGAAAACCAAAATCCAACACATCCAGTCTCTTCCGAGCGGTGCCTTTGTGGGTTATGGTTCCACTTACAAAACCACTTATCCTACAAGACTTGCCGTGGTTCCCGTGGGTTATTACGAAGGATTGGACCGAAAACTATCTAATCATGGTTATATGCTCGTTCACGGAGAAAGGGCGAAAATACTTGGCCGTATCTGTATGAATATGACTATGATCGAAATCACACATATCCCTGAAGTAAAACTGAACGATGAAGTCGTGATCATCGGCCGCTCGGGTAAAGAAATCATCACGGCGGATGATCACGCTCTTTGGACTAATACCATCAATTACGAAGTTGTTACAAAAATATTAGATCGTTTTCCAAGAACGATCGTTGATTAG
- a CDS encoding bile acid:sodium symporter family protein, producing the protein MNRILERIVNAFPWILLGFSILSFLFPVYFIWFQGPWITYSLGGIMLGMGLTLKLEDFVRVFKMPLPILLGTILQYTVMPFLGWSIGILFGLPEAFAIGLILVSCCPGGTASNVITYLAKGDLPLSVTLTSVSTVLAVVVTPVLASFLIGNRLQVDTFSLLLTTFKVILVPVTLGVLLQTLFPKFSNAANRYSPVLSVILVAMIVSSILGAGRELILASDFRIFASVFLLHAGGFGLGYFLTRVFYKDSVIQRTISIEVGMQNSGLGAVLAKSHFADPSTAIPSAISSLMHSLIGSFLAGHWRKKN; encoded by the coding sequence GTGAATCGAATTTTAGAAAGAATCGTAAATGCCTTTCCTTGGATCCTTTTGGGATTTTCCATTTTATCTTTTTTATTCCCCGTTTATTTCATTTGGTTTCAGGGACCATGGATCACTTACAGCTTGGGTGGGATTATGTTGGGAATGGGCCTGACTTTAAAATTGGAAGATTTTGTCCGGGTATTTAAGATGCCTCTTCCTATCTTACTCGGCACGATTTTGCAATATACTGTTATGCCATTTCTGGGCTGGTCGATCGGAATTTTATTCGGTTTGCCGGAGGCTTTCGCGATCGGTTTGATTTTGGTTTCCTGTTGTCCCGGAGGTACCGCTTCCAATGTCATCACCTATCTGGCAAAAGGAGATCTTCCTTTGAGTGTAACTTTGACTTCCGTATCAACTGTGTTAGCTGTAGTTGTCACTCCGGTTCTGGCATCATTTTTGATTGGAAACCGTCTGCAAGTGGATACTTTTTCCCTGCTTCTGACCACATTCAAAGTGATTTTGGTTCCGGTCACTTTAGGAGTGTTGTTACAAACATTATTTCCTAAGTTTTCAAACGCTGCCAACCGGTATTCCCCTGTTTTGTCCGTAATCCTTGTCGCGATGATCGTCTCATCCATATTAGGTGCAGGAAGGGAACTGATTTTGGCATCCGATTTCAGGATTTTTGCGTCCGTTTTTCTTTTGCATGCGGGAGGTTTCGGACTTGGATATTTTTTGACAAGAGTGTTTTACAAAGATTCAGTCATCCAAAGAACCATTTCCATCGAAGTGGGAATGCAAAATTCAGGACTTGGCGCAGTACTTGCCAAATCCCATTTTGCAGACCCTAGTACGGCAATCCCCAGCGCAATTTCCAGTCTGATGCATTCTCTCATCGGTAGTTTTCTCGCGGGACATTGGCGGAAAAAAAACTAG
- a CDS encoding alpha/beta fold hydrolase produces MIPRQSYEWKNHRITYVKHPAASPKLKEKIVLIGGWCSAADYWKLNIPFFQQFGEVIELDLIGHYPAEILDYKKKLTLQEFLEAQANAIWESAGEKDITLVGHSTGGMAVLAIAALFPGRIKQVICIAPYVHGPVRGPLKLGILGLRANLGLFFDMGFKLGKSIPKVLNLGFSFGVYDSKEFHSNPEIKSFIEEYYPQFEHLNPRNILMILEMLDRADIRPIVFGNEVPILMLRGEDDPVIPGKDVEELERTTPNVKAIRFAECGHFVHLEKKQAFEKVITDFFISKKQSRLKKSFF; encoded by the coding sequence ATGATACCCAGACAGAGTTATGAATGGAAAAACCATCGCATCACTTATGTAAAACACCCTGCCGCCTCACCCAAGTTAAAGGAAAAAATCGTTCTCATAGGAGGATGGTGTTCTGCAGCGGATTATTGGAAATTGAATATTCCTTTCTTCCAGCAATTCGGAGAAGTGATCGAATTGGATCTGATCGGGCATTACCCCGCTGAGATTCTGGATTACAAAAAGAAACTCACCTTACAAGAATTTTTGGAAGCACAGGCAAATGCGATTTGGGAATCGGCAGGAGAAAAAGACATCACTCTAGTAGGTCATTCTACCGGAGGAATGGCAGTTCTTGCCATTGCGGCCCTTTTTCCCGGAAGAATCAAACAAGTGATTTGTATCGCTCCTTATGTGCACGGACCGGTACGAGGCCCTTTGAAATTGGGGATTTTGGGCCTTCGGGCCAATTTGGGATTATTCTTTGATATGGGATTCAAACTGGGAAAGTCCATTCCCAAAGTATTGAATTTGGGATTTTCTTTCGGAGTTTACGACTCCAAAGAATTTCATTCCAATCCGGAAATCAAATCCTTCATCGAAGAATATTATCCTCAATTTGAGCATTTAAACCCCAGAAATATACTGATGATTTTGGAAATGTTGGATCGTGCCGATATCCGCCCTATTGTATTCGGCAATGAAGTACCTATTTTGATGTTGAGAGGAGAGGACGATCCCGTCATTCCCGGAAAAGATGTGGAAGAACTGGAACGAACCACTCCGAATGTCAAAGCGATTCGTTTCGCAGAATGCGGACATTTTGTACACTTAGAGAAGAAACAAGCATTCGAAAAAGTGATCACCGATTTTTTTATCAGTAAAAAACAATCCAGATTGAAAAAATCATTTTTTTAA
- a CDS encoding AMP-binding protein has protein sequence MGLLRFADSDYFLDGIWEEDLDAGKEPILIDPQWKNTSLEKLLSNHPIQTEARKNHFWIVTSGSTGIPKLIEKNTDLLAKETETWKHLTDDHFWNFEEENQWIATVPLCHLYGLIWGYFLPKQLHKRVHYTRDPFEIQDIHSQSGKTVLITNPNFLQNLIRKETNLPEKILSSGSKFPVHLSRILRDQGKVELREIYGSTETGAIGFRNPLWKARFLILPEVKTKLTVWEEGEILSVQNGFQSKTAKSLQQNKETLETEWQNQSLLDQDGFFSTNDWGDLSDLGWNHIGRADRITKINGKRVSLDLVETLIGATDLLSEVAVDSIETEEDTILGCILVWKERLGLIDLLEILNREMPKSYIPSLFLEKDRVPKLPNGKTDYTEVKYLLKYSEKVK, from the coding sequence ATGGGCCTACTTCGTTTTGCAGATTCGGATTATTTTCTAGATGGTATTTGGGAAGAGGACCTAGATGCAGGCAAAGAACCCATACTGATTGATCCCCAATGGAAAAACACTTCTCTTGAAAAACTATTATCAAATCACCCGATACAAACCGAAGCTCGAAAAAATCATTTCTGGATTGTTACTTCGGGAAGTACGGGAATTCCCAAACTCATCGAAAAAAACACCGATCTTTTGGCAAAAGAAACAGAGACATGGAAACACCTAACAGATGATCACTTTTGGAATTTTGAAGAAGAAAACCAATGGATTGCAACAGTTCCTCTTTGCCATTTATACGGATTGATTTGGGGATATTTTTTACCGAAACAACTTCATAAAAGGGTCCACTATACCCGCGATCCTTTTGAAATTCAAGATATCCACTCCCAGAGCGGCAAAACGGTCCTCATCACAAATCCGAATTTTCTGCAAAATTTAATTCGAAAGGAAACGAATCTTCCGGAAAAGATACTGTCTTCCGGCTCCAAATTTCCCGTTCACCTATCAAGAATTTTGCGGGATCAGGGCAAAGTAGAGCTACGTGAAATTTACGGATCGACCGAAACGGGAGCCATCGGTTTCAGAAATCCACTTTGGAAAGCCCGCTTTCTGATTCTTCCGGAAGTAAAAACAAAACTCACTGTTTGGGAAGAAGGTGAGATTCTATCCGTTCAAAACGGATTTCAGTCCAAAACGGCAAAGAGCCTGCAACAAAACAAAGAAACCTTGGAAACAGAATGGCAAAACCAAAGCCTACTTGATCAGGACGGATTTTTCTCTACAAACGATTGGGGAGATTTGAGTGATCTGGGATGGAATCATATAGGAAGAGCTGACCGTATAACAAAGATAAATGGGAAACGGGTTTCTCTGGATCTGGTCGAAACTTTGATCGGCGCAACGGATTTGTTATCGGAAGTAGCTGTGGATTCCATCGAAACGGAAGAAGACACCATACTCGGATGTATCTTGGTATGGAAAGAAAGACTGGGCCTTATCGACTTGTTAGAAATTCTAAACCGGGAAATGCCAAAGAGTTATATACCTAGCCTCTTCTTGGAAAAAGACCGAGTTCCAAAACTTCCCAATGGAAAAACGGATTATACGGAAGTCAAATACCTATTAAAATATTCAGAAAAGGTAAAATAA
- a CDS encoding O-antigen ligase family protein: MHSRKSGRIVTAASAILISRLTWFVEPGLPFHLTDTVGLFLGSILGIWFREVLLVLSGRAEVALPKQSDLLVTGWFLRNPLALRQGSIFLQTPFYFLYWLAILLLCSYFAGFGFSFLEGLGTLEFFYYPNFSSREYLSFPVLILTSVGFPLLYFFAEERFSVNNSRDGIAKHLIFGIFIGFFIQLVVLSIQQIYSPGFLSQGSNFSIVAGRLPGLFVDSGSSSWLIPGIASFFLVLSYQKYKLTKENIWRLIIVILILTVSILGIKQAKAFWVIWLGFLFISFVFVITSRYLHSKLSLWITRVSILCLLPLLTVAVLWGFSKLKSPEPIASLGARYMSFQSKFLKSKNLNAFYALDENRSELYRISWQGFQKKLWFGNGLASLPVVLKDPKLPRTKLNGDLIDLPPNFFLACLHDLGIFGTIILLGFVGLFVWERNNYLNMSLLFLPFLFGMQVQHCDGAFIAVFLLFYPLGSMAVANQMKRNSNWFRYTVLILCLGLPLHYLIFFSGDFVKSGIGADFRKDELGFYQTQATKFASGNEREDEFHGKIWEWKLSKERRSGVFLLRAKEENLQMEMIWLNSERRLLLKTLISPQPNRSYVLRGSFPPGAEFVRLKSKRQTELFISKDYFDYKNQFGFL, encoded by the coding sequence ATGCACAGTAGGAAATCGGGAAGGATCGTTACAGCCGCTTCTGCTATTTTAATTTCCCGTTTGACTTGGTTTGTAGAACCCGGTTTACCCTTCCACCTAACCGATACCGTCGGTTTGTTTCTGGGTTCCATTCTAGGAATTTGGTTCAGAGAAGTTTTGCTTGTTTTATCGGGCAGGGCGGAAGTTGCTTTGCCCAAACAATCGGATCTGCTTGTTACTGGATGGTTTTTGAGAAATCCTCTTGCTCTCAGACAAGGTTCTATTTTTTTACAAACCCCTTTTTATTTTTTATATTGGTTGGCCATTCTGCTTTTGTGTTCTTATTTTGCAGGGTTTGGATTTTCATTTTTAGAAGGGTTAGGTACTCTTGAATTTTTTTATTATCCCAATTTCAGCTCCCGTGAGTATCTATCTTTTCCCGTTTTGATCTTAACCAGTGTCGGTTTTCCCTTACTTTATTTTTTTGCGGAAGAAAGATTTTCCGTAAATAATTCCAGGGATGGTATCGCCAAACATCTGATATTTGGGATATTCATCGGGTTTTTCATCCAGCTGGTTGTTTTATCCATCCAACAGATTTATTCTCCCGGTTTTTTATCCCAGGGATCGAATTTTTCCATCGTCGCAGGGAGGCTTCCCGGACTGTTCGTCGATTCCGGTTCTTCCTCGTGGCTGATTCCCGGAATTGCTTCTTTTTTCCTGGTACTTTCCTACCAAAAATACAAACTAACTAAAGAGAATATCTGGCGATTAATCATTGTTATATTGATTCTGACGGTGAGTATTTTAGGAATAAAACAAGCGAAGGCTTTTTGGGTGATTTGGCTTGGATTTCTTTTTATATCCTTCGTATTTGTAATCACTTCCCGCTATTTGCATTCCAAACTCAGCCTATGGATCACCAGGGTTTCGATTTTATGTTTGTTGCCTTTACTCACTGTGGCAGTTCTTTGGGGATTTTCCAAACTGAAATCTCCCGAACCGATCGCAAGCCTCGGTGCGAGATATATGAGTTTTCAATCGAAATTTTTAAAATCAAAGAATCTGAACGCATTTTATGCGTTAGATGAGAATCGTTCCGAATTGTATCGTATTTCCTGGCAGGGCTTCCAAAAAAAATTATGGTTTGGAAACGGACTTGCTTCACTTCCTGTTGTTTTGAAAGATCCTAAACTCCCTCGTACAAAACTGAATGGGGATTTGATCGATCTTCCCCCCAATTTTTTCCTGGCTTGTCTACATGATTTGGGAATTTTCGGAACGATCATTCTTTTGGGATTCGTAGGTTTATTTGTTTGGGAAAGAAATAATTATCTCAATATGTCTTTATTGTTTTTGCCGTTTTTATTCGGTATGCAAGTACAACATTGCGATGGCGCATTTATTGCCGTATTTTTACTTTTTTATCCGCTTGGTTCTATGGCGGTAGCAAACCAAATGAAACGAAATTCGAATTGGTTTCGTTATACGGTGCTCATTTTATGTTTGGGTCTGCCATTGCATTATCTGATATTCTTTTCCGGAGATTTTGTCAAATCGGGAATAGGGGCTGATTTTCGAAAAGACGAATTGGGGTTTTATCAAACCCAAGCCACCAAATTTGCAAGCGGCAATGAAAGGGAGGATGAATTTCACGGCAAAATCTGGGAATGGAAACTCAGTAAGGAACGTAGAAGCGGAGTATTTTTACTTCGGGCGAAAGAGGAAAATCTGCAGATGGAAATGATCTGGCTCAATTCCGAAAGAAGATTACTTTTAAAAACACTCATCTCCCCCCAACCAAACCGTAGTTATGTCCTGAGAGGTAGCTTTCCCCCCGGAGCGGAATTTGTAAGATTAAAATCAAAACGGCAAACCGAACTTTTTATCTCAAAAGATTATTTTGATTACAAGAATCAATTCGGATTTTTGTAA